DNA from Debaryomyces hansenii CBS767 chromosome A complete sequence:
AAGCATAGATTTCTACGGAGGTTTATTTTGGCATCTCAAGCGAGGTGATAGAGACGTCTATGAGGCGAGAAGATATTTTTAAACATGAAATTTAGACAGTTGGATAGGGGGATTCCAGGTGGACAGAAGATTTCAGTTCAGGCAGGATTCAGTCCAGTGCTATGAGTAGAACATTTATGTCTTCCTAGGGCGTATTAGACTCGCAGGCgagattttattttttgagACAGATATTGTCAGAAGGCTTCATGAAGTTATCTTATATTTTCAGTACTCTAAATAACCATAGGGCTCTCCACGGACAGTCATACCTAATATATATCGTCGTACGTGCCGTTTAGTACGAATAGTAGGCTGCAACATCTGCTCGTTTTTGTGTAACTAACACTTCAGTGAAGTCATCTACAAGAAGCTGGTACTAAGATAGCGGTATCAGGTAGATAAAAGGCTACCATGGCCACTTCAAAATCACCACCATACAAAATCGTGATACTTGGAGACTCGTCTGTCGGGAAAACGTCGTTAGTTCATAGGTTCACGACCAATAAGTTTGACGAACATACGGCTAATACTATCGGAGCAGCATTTATTACAAAGGAACATCATTCGAATAATAACCCGGAAAAGAAAgtgaaatttgaaatatggGATACGGCAGGACAAGAAAGATATAGATCGTTAACTCCCATGTATTATCGTAACGCAAAAACGGCGTTAGTATGCTTTGATTTGTCTAATATGGAGGAGACATTTGATAAGGCCAAATATTGGATAGAACAATTGCAAATCAACGCAAACGACCAGGATATAAAAATTAAACTAATAGGGAATAAGAATGATATAGATTCGCTGCTGGACCCTTCAGATTATATATCAAGTCTTGCGAGTActatgaaattttataaaacCAGTGCTAAAACAGGCGAAGGAATAGACGAGTTATTCGATGAAGTAGTAGATGACATTGATGAAGAGTTCTTTACAGAGTACTACAAAAATCAAGATAACGAAGCAAATAATTCGCAACGACCAGGCATGATAAATGTTTTCAATTCTAGGTTTGGGGATActacaaataataataaatgcTGTTGATGTGTAAATAATACTTTATAAATACAAGATGGAAGTAAATGCAATGTAATATAATGCTCATAATCCTAACCCTTTTTGTCTCCAGTAGTCTCTTTTAATATCtttatctaaattattcttttgtttATCAGAGTCTTGGGTTTCGGTATCTTCCTCTTTTTTTTCCTTAGGatcgtcttcttcatcctcaGATGGCACATTGATGCTCATAAAATCGGCTACTTTCTTTTTATTCGGATCTTCAGGTTTTATTTCCTGTGCAAATGTGGTGTCTTCTTCACTTTCAACCGTCATGTCggaaaaataatatttattattaccatTGGCACCGTCactttcatcatcatcatttccTTCCTCATTTTCATGATTAATTAATGCATCATTAGTGACCTTATGTCTATCATCGTTGAAATCTCTTTCTTTACCTCTATACTTAATAATATCACCTAGAATCAGCTGCCCAATTCTGGACTTATAAGATGCACCATTTAATTCGTAGCATTTATCaaccaataattgaaatgCACCTCCAAATGCCTTCTTTAAATCTCTTAAATTATAAGAAGATCGTGTTATATTATTAGCTGGATCAGAAGGGTCTTGTATTATGATGGAAAATGgatttcttgaagtatTCAAAACTGGATGTTTTCTTTTTAGCAAGTATTTTGGAAGATCAGTTTCTGTATCAATTGCAATGATTAAATTGTCGTAAGAAAAATTACGTCCAtacaattcaaaaaattctaTTAACAAAGAACCCAAATTGTCCAACACCGCCATATTTTTAGTAGATAGTCTTGGGTGTAGCTTTAAGAAGTGATAACATAATATGATAGTCGAATATCCACCTAATCCTCCTACATGGACATTGTTTAACTTACGCGACCTCAAAAACTGTTTCACGATAAGGACTAGTTCTCGCAAACCAGGAGTGGATGACAACCATCTTCTAATCTTCTTAGCAGCATCAATACCATTAGTTCTTTCGAAAGATATATCTATATGGATATTAGAAGTTGGATCCACGAATTTAATAATGGGAACCTTGGCCTTGGCGATCACTTCTATATTTTTTGCTaactttttatttcttaaaAATGACGATAACTGGTACAATCTCGATCTATGCTCATAGTCTCCAGTTTCTGATACAACAACCATATCTATATCCGAGCCTggtaaatataaatcagTAGCACAAGATCCAAATACATGAAGCTCAGTAGCAGGCCAAAATTGCCCAATTTGTTGTTTCAACTGGTTGACAACTCTATTTCTGGTCATAATTTCCGCCTCAGACGGAGATATGTAATTGAcaaaatctttaatttccATAGTGAACCAGTCCGCAATTTCCTTTTGTTTCGAGTGGTCATGGTCTTTAATCCATGGGTATAACGATTTGGTGGTGGTTTGCGTATGAATCGTGCCtgattcatcatcacttAGTACCCCATCATCGGaataatcatcataatcGTTACGTTCAGGagcatcttcttctgacGAGCTGAAGCCAAATTCTATGAAATCTTGATTCTTGGCTAACTCATTATTTACAAACTTTTGCTTCTTCGATGCCGGCTCTTCCAGATCTTCCGGCTTGTCATCATCGGATACTATCACAACACCTTCCTCCTCATCATCCGACTCAACGAATACCATTTCTGGTTCCCTGGAATTTGATTTAAAGTCAAACTTCAAACTTGAGTCTGATTCATTATCACTCGATGGTAATgcttcatatttattttcaatcgGTATTATCCCACCACTTTTACTCGtcttttttctttgctTCTTAGACTTAAGCTTGACTGGAGGAGATTCTCTCTTCCTTTTGGATACCATCATCTACACGTCTAGAGAGAAATACTATTAATTACTTAAATAGTTGAAGATAAATGCtgtatatattttgatggactatcaaaaaattttcgGTCATGTGATCCGATATGTAATTGCAGCTTATATAGCTAAGGCCATTGATAAACTGAATGCTAATATCAAACAGGATACCCTTGCAAATTTAGACTCCAATAATAGTAAATCCGTAGAAAACAAAACTAAAACTAAAATTTTGACCATCAATTTGTAGgtataaaaaatattatactCAATGATATCGAAAAGCAAAATGTTTAGCATGTAGCCTAAGATCATGCAAAAGTTGAAGATATTTGACTTAGTGACAGCAGATGATATAAAAGCATCTCTAGTGGGTACTTGTACGGAATAATCATCGTCATATTCGGAACTGGCTATATCATGTACGTCATCGTCCTCTGAGGTAATGTCGTCAGattgatatataaaatcTGGATCAATGGCCTCTTCAGGTTGAGATGGATTTATTGCAGGAATTAGACCGAATTtgtttgtttcttcttcaggATTGTCTTGAATTATCTCATTTTCGGCTATAAATCTTTTCCATTTCATGGCTTCCAAGAATTTTATCACATCGCCTGACAATAATCGGTTTGGTGGTGAATTCTCCGGTTCTTTAGAATCATCACCTTTTATCATTAAGTATATTagcttttcaaaatcactCACGCAGCTTTCATCAAACTCATTAGTTCCTGGTTTGATTTGGACAGATGACACAAACCATTCGTGGAATTTGGTAGCATTTAGGTCAAAGTACCATTCGAGAATTTTGTCCCTGATGAGCTGTGGGTCTAACTCACCTTTAATCATATGTGAAAAAGGTAGTATTCCAGCACATAACCAGCACAATATTAATCCTAACGAATAGATATCACTCTCATAAGTGAATTCgtttataaaatattgtcGTTCACTACCAAGAGACGGAtcaaaattagaaaataacCAAAGTTCTGGTGCTGTGAATTCAAGAGTACCTGTGTTTCCACGACgttcgtcttcatctttattcACGTCTTTAATGGATACATCATCCGCTGGAATGTTATGcttattaataaattggcCTTCCCCAAAATCAGATACCAAGACCTTTGGCAATTTTGAAAGCTCTCCgtttaattcattttcgCACCCATAAATCCGATTATCAATAGGATTATTATCATACTTGTTATCCAATAAACAATTGGATGGTTTGAGATCACGATGAAGGATTCCGTgcaaatgcaaataatgcaCACCTTTTGCAACATCCCtaaaaaatttccaaatttcaatacATCCTAACcaaaatttcttattttccTTACTTTCTGGATCCATATCTTCAAGTTTCTGATTAGAATTTTTACGTACCGATCTACGGCGTTGTCGTTCCAAATCAAGTTGCTCTTTAGCACTTAAATGCAATTCACGTAAGAATACTTTTTCTATAAGGTCTTCTAAATGCCCGCCATCACAATATTGCTGAAGAATGAAGACATAAGGGATactattatcaaattctgaatttttttgtttatctGGCAAGAAGTAAGTCTTCAGGTCTTGGATATCACCCAACTCTAACCAAACATGATTATAccttattaaattattctcATTAGCTCCTTGTATGGATAGCTCGTATAAAATAAGTACTTCATTTAAAACTTGTTCTAGTAGTTCAATCTTATCTCCTATGCTAATTCTTTTTACTGCATACGTTCCAAGCTTTATATCATTCAATACATGAACCACTTTATATACCTGCGAATGGGCACCAGATCCAAGCATAAATGGGGGAActtttttgaaaaatcttttgaaataaccttggttgaatatattttctggTAGAGTAGAGGCTGATCTGACCCTAGGTTTTTGATTATAAGGTAGCTTTCCTAACAACTTAAAATAATCATGATGCATAAAACCTTCTGggaaattcttcatcatgGCCTTCCTACTATCAGGACCCGATTTCAATGAGTCCATTAGTTCATTCAGTGCATCACTTTTACTTCTCTTAGACGTTTCGCCAATATTCGAATGTTCAGACCATGCAAACCCACAACTCGGACATTTTATATGACTATGGGGGTTGTTATTTCCATACCTTGTTCCGCTACTGCGATCTTCACTACGAACTAGatctattttattattctgACCCTCGTTTGCAGTTGAGACTAATTGAAGCGTATTATCCTGATTATCATGGAGCACTAAAATACCGTGGTTCGGATCGTGATAGACTATTTCGTTGCTTGAATTATACGGAACTATTGACATATAGACTTTTTGAAATCACAAGCAAAGATAAAtagaatcaattgaaattaatataaccgtatatatttgtttcaaaaCAATGAATCATTAGACTATTGTAAATTCGAACCTCGTATAAACTTGATTGCAATCAGTCttgttttaaataaaattggaTCATACTGCACAAAGAATATCTACGCTTTCAATTATCATAAATTACTATCGTACATTAATTATGCTATTTAAGACTCTACGGAGTCAATATTCCTCATACGAAGAATAAATGTCATCAACTTAGTTtccaattgatatttttcacTTTGAGGAATACGTGAAATTTCGACGTCAGACATATTTTCGATATAAGAAGTAAGATTATTAGCAGCTTCGCATGGCTGCAATTCagaattttcattagtGGTAGACCCTTCGTCTTGTGGTCCATTATCTGAGTCTTCCTTTTCCTTAAGATTTTGCGAGTCAATTTCGTCGTCCTCACCTATGGTTGAAAGgaaattattagattttGAATCTGATTCTGGAGTGAAGTCTTCAGATCTGTCTCCAACATGCACAGGAGGCAGGTTTGGTATCATGGAATTATAGCTATCCGATAATTGTATACTGCTTGAGGTTTCGGTATTACTTGGCTCTGCTAATGCAGTCGAAGTTGCTCTGAAGTCCTGAGTATCAAAAGTAGGCGGTGCCGTTTGATCGCTCGTTGCAGAGCATTGTATCTCATCATTTTCTATCGAATCGTTGACATCTTTTCGAAATTGGTCACTGGAAGATACATGAACGATATGGTTGTCCAAATTTGAGTTTCCTGTACTTTCGTCGGTCATTGAAATACCAGATTCTGGTGCTGAAGTTCCATTATCATTCTTCTCATCGGAAGGAAATTCATTTTGcttttgtttctttctACCACTGatttcgtcttcatcataACAGGTCTTGCGCTTATAATTAGTAGACTCTTGATCGTCTGTATTTTCAATGTCGTCAGACAGATCTGACGATTCACGGCTCGAAAATCCATTTTGGATCACTTTGCTGTAGTCATTACTGCTAggagaaattgattttcttgTCCTGTCAAGAGTTTCTGGGGGGGAACTAGGTTCATCTTCTACAAGGTCAAATTCGttgattgaattttgaGACATTGAGCTCGCCTCGAGTTGtgaaatatcatcatcgttAAATGAAGAGGGTATTTGAACTTCACTTTTTATATGATCCAAGTCAATAGTTTCTTCATTGCCACTAGGTGATATGCAACTTTCAGAATTAGAACCATTATCGGGGGAACTTTTGTTCAAATTCGACTTAGCGTTTCTTCTTGCCTTTTTAATTGGTGTTGCTGGAGAAAGCTTGGCGTTTAACATAGCTGTAAACGAATGAATATCAAAGTTTGGATTTACTTCTGGAGCTGGTGTATTCTCTTTTTTGACTTTAATGTTGGTCTTCTTTTTTGGCTTCGGCTTAGCTACTGATTTAGACCTCTTTCGGTTTGCTTTTGATTTGGTCAGATTATCAATTTCCAATTGACTTATATCAGAACCGGATGACATATTCCTCTTTTCGTAACGGTTAGTTTTACtatctttatttgaattagaAAACAGCTTAGGAATTGCAATGTTCTCAATTGACTCAATTGTTTCCATATCGTCCATTTGTAAGTCTTTAGAACAGTCAGGAGCGGCAATTATCTGTGTATTATCCTCTTTACCACTTACCTCTGAGTTTTTCGAATCACCGGGTGATGCTGGTCCCGTTTGATTAAGAAGTTCACTATCAAAATATAGCTTAGAATTATCTGTAAGCCATgcttttttcaataatggtAACCTGTCccatttattttgaatatgcGATCTTACGTCTAATCCTACTTCATAAGATgaaacaagaaaatcatCTAGCAACTTGAAATTTCCTGATTCAACAATATTAGAGAGATATGAATTCCAAACCAGACGAAATTCGAACTGGCGAAAGCCTTCTAAAGCcttaaattttttcattatattttttcttAAATTGTAAAGTTCAAGATCAAACCGCTTATCAATAAGAAACTTGAGGATTTCAAAAAACTCCTCGTCGTTTTCAAACCTGGAAATTATCAAGTTTAGTGGAATTTGTTTGAGGTGTGGATGTGGCGCATTGTGAACTAGTTCAACGAAGTATTTAAATATAGGTATTGTCcacaattgaatatctaAGATTCCGGATACACGCTCAAATTCGGTAGCACTGAGTAACACAATAGATTGTATTAACTTTTTAGCTATCGACTCATAGTCTTTGGatattatttggaaaaGGTTTCCAGCCAATTCTAATTCGAGATTCGAAGCAGCATTTATCTTTCTACTATTCAAAGCTGACACTATAAAGTTTTTCAATCCAGCATGCGTATTATATTCTTGTAATTTGAccaattcaagaagaaatattaaattcttcgaatCACGGATCGCCAAATGGATTGACTccaagaaatcaaaagcTTGTAGTTCTTCCATGTCACTCAaacaattattaataattagaatataaatattagtTGCATTTGAACGCGTACCATTTTTCTCTATTAAATTCGAAGCATCGAAAGTATCGTTCAAATTAAGCATGAGCTTTTGAatagaagaatatgaaagtTTGTTATGTTTGAATAGGACACTTAAAACATTGGGTAAATTGTCGATTATATCTTGAGTGGCATCGGAAGgttttatttctttcttggtGATCAGCTTCAAggaattcaaaaaattgttgaaaaattccaaCTTTGAATCTATAGTCAATCCTTCCAATTTAAAAACAATGTTTATGTTTTGCAAAATTCTATCAAACTTACTGAATATCCATTTAGGACTTACTGGGCTAATATCATTTAGACTTATGGATTCATTAGAAAGACATCTCATTTCATTGAATGGCTTTTCATTAGTAGATACTGATGGTTTTATTAAGCGTGTCAAAATCTTTAGACCTAACTCATTCATGTACGTATTAGATAACTCTTTCTTAAAGTAAAAGTTTATAAATACTGACTGAATAATCTTATCCCAGTATACGTGAACATATCtagatgaatttaataCCAGTGGGTTGAGTAAGGTGTATAtgattgataaaaataagtTATGTGACGAATCAATGAtttctttttgattttccACAGCAGAAATATTAAGTAACGGATGAATCAATAACTTAATTTTTGGCTTTAAAATGTTATTTATGGCTTGTGGTTTTGATTTACTGCTTTTACTATTTGGActtgaatcaattaaacATCTGATGCTGTCTAGATCATTGTGACACACGTTGAATATGACCGCTTTCCAACTGTTCAACGCGATCATTTTAgctgaattattattcacaTTGAAACACGATTTGTGTACTCTTAACCAATCTGATAGAAAAGGCCAATTTTCGTATCCTGAGCCACTATCACtggataataatgttaCACCTACCCATATATCCATGGCCGATTTATACTGGCCATTTCCAATTAAAGTTTCAAGGGTGGATATTATAAAATGTATCACTAGATTTTCATCAGACTTAGTAGTAGGTGCTTCGGGTGATACTGAAATAGTTGAGTCTGAGGTTATCGATTTAACTGTTGAAGGTAAAGGAGAAGCTAACAAACGTCTCactgaaaataaaacattCTTATTATCCAAATAGTTCCTAGCGACCTCGAGTAACACCAGAATCCCCATACCGATGACTTTTGAATATAACGGGGAAGAAAGATCGCATAAGTTCATAAggaaaaattcaaaccaATGCTTAAAATTATTAGCCATCATAACAGGGAAGTTCAGtactaaatttttcaaagttaCGAACTCTTCAACGACTAATGACGAGCTTACAAATTTCCTCATGTTAAGCAAACTTTGGAGAATAAGTTCCAGGATATTagcattttcattttgattGTTAAATattagcttcttcttcttgttattaaatttgcaaTCCTTTAGTATGCTAAGATATGGTATTATTAACGTCTTCGATATTGTTGGTTTAACAATTGTTTTGCAACAGTGTACGTAAAACCACTTTGcatcttcaattgatacaaaattattcaattcttgatcCAACATGATAAAGTTGATTACTTTTAATGCTTGACTGATAATACGAATACTAAATGGGTCATTTTTGCTGGGGGAATAGTTGTTTTCCTTCTCTTCATTTTCGCAAAATAGTTTTAACTCGATTTGCTTAACGTCTCTTTGTATAAATGCTGATAAAGTATGAATGTACGTATTATCCATAAAAGACGTAGAATTTGTTTTCATCAGACTTTTGGAGTTAATCTTTTGCGGACTATTTGATTTGCTTGGAATGGTGAGTAATTTCAATAGACTATCAGAAGTATTACATCTGCATATATGATTCAAAGTGGCGTATACTTCAAACTTTTTAGAGAATTTTTTATCCCGTAACACATTAATGCATCCATCTATAAGTTGTGGTAGATCAGGAGAATTTGGAGCCAACTGTATTATGGTACCCAGAAGCCAGAATTCGGGGTTACTAGGACTATTCTTGatgtttatattattagatgattTGACCCACAATGACGTATCATTAGGATTACATGGGGATGAAGTTTGattcaaagaattaatCTTTAAGATGGACTTTTTTGGAGTATGTTCAAGAACTGGTAGCCGTGAACCGCAGTGTACGGCTGCAGGGGAACTGGGCAACTCACTCACTAAGTCATCCGAAAATGCAactgatttcttctttttgattggagaagaagataattcTTCTCTATACCGAACCTTTTTTGATGTAGGCTTTATTGGCGACGAATTCAATTCCATGTCCATGTAAGCTTGGTCATTCATGAACTCATCTGCCAATGGTGGGATATTAATGTAGTTCTTTTCTTCTCGCGTACTGAGTTCTCCTTTTGGTATTTTAGCCAAATTCCCATCACTGACATCTAAATCACCACTTTCAAGTTTATCCTCTGAAATGTTCATATCTATAATTGAACTGTCTGAAGTCATTTCGCTTGTAGTTTCATTGTCCTTGTCATTCTCGTTTAAACCTCTAGCAACCTCTGAATTAGTATGTGTTGATCTTGTGCGAGGAGTAAACGAATCCCTTTTTTGAATTCCATGGGACGTATCTATTGGATGTGTGCCTGACTTTGCAAATGAGCTCTCTGATGTGGAATCCACTATGCCTAAATGATTATGTGGTTTTTCCACAATTATCGGCGAGCCCAGTGACAGCAGGCCATTGATTTGCGTGTCAGAATCTACCCACATTCGATTAACCTCTCTATACCTATTATAATTGTTGGTTTAATTGTAAACTTGTGTGGAAAGTTTTTGATAAGCGAATGGTTCCatatgaaaaaaatttttggCGAGACGCGTTCTTAAGAATTTACGtttattgaaatacttATATTATACTAGACTAATTCTTAGTTTTCTTAGTAGCaggttcttcttctgtaaTAGTATCATCAGCATCACGAGATCTCTTTATACCTGAACTTTCATCGTTGGAATCTAATTCGTTCAGTTGGGGATTAGATTCAGTATTGGATTCGTCATGTAGAATTTCACTATCTCTAACCATCccttctttttcaatttcctcTATATTACTTTGGGACTCTTCCGCTATCTTTTCCACTATATTACCGTTATTGTTGTCTCCGGCGTCCTCTGTTTTTTCTTTGGTTTCTGGTTGTTCAGTAGATTCAGCAGCCTTCTCAGATACTTCAGGCATGTTCAATTCGGCACTTAACATCTGTTTGTTCAATAAGTTACCAAATTTCAACCAATTAGAGTTCCTTTGCTTTTTCAAGTGTTTCCAGGTAAGGACATTACGTTCGTCAACGAGCTGGTCCAATTCCTGTTTATCTTTTGCATCTGATATCTTTTCTGTAAGTAAGTCAATTCCCTCTTGAAATCTATCATTGTCACTTGTTTCACTATCCTTGGCTAATATCAGAATCCCTCGTTCTACTTTCATCTTTCTGGATAATTGTGGGGTTGCATAATTGTTAAAATAGCGCTTTTCCTTGAAAGGTATTATTGTTTCAGTCTTCTCTTGTGCCACTGCCAACTCGGAAGCGGTAAGCACCTTATCAACGAATAACGATTTGCCTGTGTTTGGGTCCTTTCCATATATCAACCAGCCCCACCAGAAAGTTTCATCAATAGCCATATGTTGTAATAAGAACGAAAATTGACTGTCTATGGAACGATAGCGCTTAGGTATTTctcttttaattttgaagaataatgaCACCAAACTGTCTGGAGGAGAATCATCCGTAAAGTGTTTAATATTAGCAGGGCCATTGAGcgatttcaaaaatacCTTTTTGTTTGCTGCATTTAATTCATAGTACAAGTGacaaatgaaatatatctGAATTAAACATGTTTGACGTACTTTGCTGTCATCAAACTGCTTAGACATGAAACTATAAtcttgtttcttcaattgatcaaatgAATCACCTCTTTTTTTCTCATCAAACTGTGCAAGAGAATAATGTTCTGGAaagtataatttattagcatatttttctttaagaTGCCTTTCCTCGGTCTCAGATTTTGGTGTAGGGACTGCAAACTGATCAATCTTAGGGGCAACAGATGACCAactattttcttcttccatcaaatattcataGACCTTTTTTAATGTATCCGATATTCTGGTGAGTTGTTTATGGTTGGCCGGCTTTAAAAAGTAATACGGATCACGgaacaatttatttatctGTATCACATCCTTTATAAAGCTGTCATCTCGGGATCTCGAGTTCGTAGAGAAATCTTTGACAATTCTATTAGAAGTACTGAAGTATTTGTTTAACCCGGTATTgtcttcaaaattgaaaatgttggCTATAAACATCCTCACACGATATTGAAATGTATCATTGAACGTATCCTTTTTGCACAAATCTCTTTTACCCTGTATATTTTTCTCAAAGAATCTATCTGTTAAAGTATTGCATATTTCCAAGAACGAAATTCTGTCACTAGTGACttgtttatcaaaaatcttatcttgaattaattttttacGGGTTTCCAAATAGTACCAAAATGTACTAATTGCGTTCGTTGACATGTTAAAGAGGGTTTGCAGTATCTGAGATAATAACAGGTAGAAGCTAGATTTGATAGAAGGATATGTCTCGATCACTAGATGCATCTGGAAATCCACTAATACACTTAGTCTATTATAGCTCCTAAGTTCATCAcgagaaatattaaattttccaGTTTCTATTACTTTGTCTGCCTTcacttcatcttcatttgcagtatttttcaattcttctaattgCTTGGTAAGAAATTCCTGAGCAGCTTTTTGAAAAGACATAGTCAATATGAAATCTCTAGTTTTTTCATCTAGACCTACATTAAAATTTCCTATCtcattctttaaattgTTTGCCACCTCATCATCGGTATCATCAACTTCTGTCATTGGAACATCGATTTTATAGTCAAAGTCATATTCCTTGATAATATCTTCGAAGATTTGATGTTTACCagtgaatttttcaaattcgaaggttttcaacaaataattgGAATCATCATCCGgaacaaattgatttatcaaatcaatcaatGCATTAGAACATAATTCTATAGGTTGAGCTAACCTATTATCTTCAGTCGCCATACGTTCTGCAGTTTATAGTTGGTCGTCTAGTATATTCACGTACGAAAATTGttcttgatttgaaaatatcgaaTTATGCGCAGGAAGTTAAATAAGGCCCTTTTCGATTCAAGACATAATGGTAATGATTAACAGtattatttacaaatatatacaatatatatatatagatgGGCTCATCAGGAAGCATGTCGAATCATGATTATTTTGCTTCACTTGTTTCGACTATATTTATGCCATAGATGCACACTTATACATCGAAATTTTTGGAACGATGCTTCTTTTTGTCACTTTGTCTCTTCTTATTAAATAGACGTTTTTCTTTACGGTCATCTTTTATTTCTTGCCATCTCtttttgtcttcttcaCTCGTTTCTCCTGCAAAAAATGTGTTGTCTTTGATCtcttgaatcaattttcgAAAGCATTCGTCGGTATTGGTATCTCTATTCCTGGTCGAATCACTCTGAACAAGTATTCCTCCACTCTTAGTCTCGTACCTGATTTTATTCTCATTTATTTGCGACCTTATTGGCTTTGGGATCCAGAAGCAGAATTGGGGATTGAGCCATTGATCTGGACCAAGCGCAATGGTAGCTTTCGAAGACGTCTTATTAACCTTTTGTCCACCAGGACCTGATGATCTACTGTAAGATATTTCGAATATGTTGTCTGGTACTTGAGTACTTGAGAAGTTTTCCATCCATTCTTTGGCTTTGCTTATTTCTTCTGTCGAAAATTCTGAATCTGGAGCAGTAGAGAACGCACGAACTATACCAGGGGTTACTGG
Protein-coding regions in this window:
- a CDS encoding DEHA2A02288p (weakly similar to uniprot|Q12322 Saccharomyces cerevisiae YOL114C); translated protein: MVCIIAIFLGHKSNKWVLVPSNRLYNIIMYRMKLLQLPVKGIRFYPISLNCIRNVNPVTPGIVRAFSTAPDSEFSTEEISKAKEWMENFSSTQVPDNIFEISYSRSSGPGGQKVNKTSSKATIALGPDQWLNPQFCFWIPKPIRSQINENKIRYETKSGGILVQSDSTRNRDTNTDECFRKLIQEIKDNTFFAGETSEEDKKRWQEIKDDRKEKRLFNKKRQSDKKKHRSKNFDV
- a CDS encoding DEHA2A02266p (similar to CA4051|IPF10231.exon1 Candida albicans); this translates as MATEDNRLAQPIELCSNALIDLINQFVPDDDSNYLLKTFEFEKFTGKHQIFEDIIKEYDFDYKIDVPMTEVDDTDDEVANNLKNEIGNFNVGLDEKTRDFILTMSFQKAAQEFLTKQLEELKNTANEDEVKADKVIETGKFNISRDELRSYNRLSVLVDFQMHLVIETYPSIKSSFYSLLSQISQTLFNMSTNAISTFWYYLETRKKLIQDKIFDKQVTSDRISFLEICNTLTDRFFEKNIQGKRDLCKKDTFNDTFQYRVRMFIANIFNFEDNTGLNKYFSTSNRIVKDFSTNSRSRDDSFIKDVIQINKLFRDPYYFLKPANHKQLTRISDTLKKVYEYLMEEENSWSSVAPKIDQFAVPTPKSETEERHLKEKYANKLYFPEHYSLAQFDEKKRGDSFDQLKKQDYSFMSKQFDDSKVRQTCLIQIYFICHLYYELNAANKKVFLKSLNGPANIKHFTDDSPPDSLVSLFFKIKREIPKRYRSIDSQFSFLLQHMAIDETFWWGWLIYGKDPNTGKSLFVDKVLTASELAVAQEKTETIIPFKEKRYFNNYATPQLSRKMKVERGISILAKDSETSDNDRFQEGIDLLTEKISDAKDKQELDQLVDERNVLTWKHLKKQRNSNWLKFGNLLNKQMLSAELNMPEVSEKAAESTEQPETKEKTEDAGDNNNGNIVEKIAEESQSNIEEIEKEGMVRDSEILHDESNTESNPQSNELDSNDESSGIKRSRDADDTITEEEPATKKTKN